In Hyla sarda isolate aHylSar1 chromosome 9, aHylSar1.hap1, whole genome shotgun sequence, the following proteins share a genomic window:
- the LOC130291968 gene encoding olfactory receptor 5B12-like: MKANQTMTYFIIKGISDDPELQAPIFLLVLLIYLISLVGNMSLLLLVCLDSHLHTPMYFFLANLSIVDMMSPTVTLHKILLTFITADNTVSYLACIAQFYMFTSLTADELLILMAMSYDRYVAICRPLNYNIIMNFKICLLLASFCWTFGFIQYVSFIWFVSKISCFSTNVIDHFCCDLVPILEIACSDITILKTLSNTQGLMVYFVIPFLVILTSYIFIIRSIMKIRSTIGRRKAFYTCSSHLTVIMLLYATLIFQYLIPSNSLGSKKLHSLLNMAIIPVLNPFIYSLKNKDVKAAFKRRIGKCKVKLQN; encoded by the coding sequence ATGAAGGCCAATCAAACAATGACATATTTCATTATAAAGGGGATATCTGATGATCCTGAGCTCCAGGCTCCTATATTTCTTCTGGTTTTACTCATTTATCTCATCTCTCTTGTTGGGAATATGAGTCTTCTCCTCCTGGTCTGTCTGGACTCTCATCTTCACACTCCCATGTATTTCTTCCTTGCTAATTTGTCTATAGTGGACATGATGTCTCCTACTGTCACCCTACATAAGATCCTTCTAACCTTCATCACTGCAGACAACACTGTGTCCTACCTGGCCTGCATAGCTCAATTCTATATGTTTACATCTTTAACAGCAGATGAACTCCTCATTTTGATGGCCATGAGTTATGATCGATATGTAGCTATTTGTAGACCCCtaaattataatattattatgaaCTTTAAGATATGTCTTCTATTGGCTTCATTTTGTTGGACATTTGGTTTTATACAATATGTTTCCTTCATCTGGTTTGTATCCAAGATCTCTTGCTTTTCCACCAATGTTATTGACCACTTCTGCTGTGACCTTGTCCCCATCTTGGAAATTGCCTGCAGTGATATCACAATATTGAAAACACTGTCCAATACACAAGGGCTCATGGTATATTTCGTTATTCCATTTCTTGTCATCCTAACatcttatatatttataattcggTCCATAATGAAGATACGTTCCACTATTGGTAGAAGAAAAGCCTTCTACACGTGTTCCTCACACCTCACAGTCATCATGTTGCTATATGCTACATTGATTTTTCAGTATCTTATACCAAGTAATAGCTTAGGCTCCAAGAAATTACATTCTTTATTGAACATGGCAATTATCCCAGTGCTCAACCCATTTATATACAGTCTTAAGAATAAAGATGTCAAAGCAGCTTTTAAAAGGAGGATCGGGAAGTGTAAAGTGAAATTGCAAAACTAA